One Flavobacterium sp. 90 DNA segment encodes these proteins:
- a CDS encoding discoidin domain-containing protein codes for MKKLYLVPILLIIIGFNTNILAQNTIPGKTEWFDPNKPATTYCNPINIGYNYTTHNHNGIPESRRSSADPVIITYKGEYYLFATNQAGFFWSKDMSDWNFVYGSFQRQPGDDDQCAPAAWVVNDTLFYVGSTWKRDHPIWKTADPKSGRWTRHVDKAMLPTWDPAIFQDDDKKVYMYYGSSGKLPLVGVEVDYNTWLPKGNQADYAELYKATEVEDIQKVYGQVKEVAILDPANHGWERFGPNNDMEPAPWGNFIEGAWMTKHNGKYYMQYGAPATEFKGYANGVHVGDNPLGPFTYQKHNPMSYKPGGFVIGAGHGNTFADNYGNYWNTGTCKISIKDRFERRIDMFPAGFDKDDVMYSITSYGDFPIVLPTSGRNQEKGAASGWMLLSYKKPVIVSSSEECMEVETHRMDNGGKKVYEKFCYGANNLTDENIQTYWSAKTDKPGEWLQLDLGRQMQINALQINYADHKATQYNKAMDIYYQYKIFMSDDAENWTLVVDKSQNAKDVPHDYVELTKAIKARYIKMVNIHNASGLFAISDFRVFGNGLSEKPKPVSNFKVDRNAKDSRNAMITWKRQADAIGYNIYYGISPDKLYNSIMVYDESSYDFRGLDKGTKYYFTIEAFNENGIGEKNKLKEVK; via the coding sequence ATGAAAAAACTATATTTAGTGCCCATTTTGCTGATAATTATTGGTTTTAATACTAATATTTTGGCACAGAATACCATTCCCGGTAAAACAGAATGGTTTGACCCAAACAAACCCGCAACAACATATTGTAATCCAATTAATATTGGATACAATTATACAACCCATAATCATAATGGAATTCCTGAATCGCGCCGTTCGAGCGCAGATCCAGTAATTATTACTTATAAAGGCGAATATTATTTATTTGCGACCAATCAGGCAGGTTTTTTCTGGAGTAAAGATATGTCAGACTGGAATTTCGTTTACGGAAGTTTTCAAAGACAACCGGGTGACGATGATCAATGTGCTCCGGCTGCGTGGGTTGTAAATGATACTTTATTTTATGTTGGTTCAACGTGGAAAAGAGATCATCCAATCTGGAAAACTGCTGACCCAAAATCTGGAAGATGGACACGCCACGTAGACAAAGCAATGTTGCCAACTTGGGATCCTGCGATTTTTCAGGATGATGATAAAAAAGTATATATGTACTACGGATCAAGTGGGAAATTGCCGCTTGTTGGTGTAGAAGTTGATTATAATACATGGTTACCAAAAGGAAATCAAGCAGATTATGCAGAATTATATAAAGCAACTGAAGTTGAAGATATTCAAAAAGTTTACGGTCAGGTAAAAGAAGTGGCTATTTTAGATCCTGCAAATCACGGTTGGGAGCGTTTTGGACCAAATAATGATATGGAACCAGCGCCTTGGGGAAATTTTATTGAAGGAGCGTGGATGACCAAACACAACGGAAAATATTATATGCAATACGGAGCTCCGGCAACTGAATTTAAAGGTTATGCAAATGGTGTTCATGTGGGAGATAATCCTCTTGGGCCATTTACATATCAAAAACATAATCCAATGTCTTATAAACCCGGAGGATTTGTAATTGGTGCCGGACACGGAAACACCTTTGCAGATAATTACGGAAATTACTGGAATACTGGAACCTGTAAAATTTCTATAAAAGACCGTTTTGAACGTCGTATCGATATGTTTCCTGCGGGATTTGATAAAGACGATGTGATGTATTCTATAACTTCTTATGGAGATTTTCCGATTGTGCTTCCAACTTCTGGACGTAATCAGGAAAAAGGAGCTGCTTCAGGATGGATGTTGCTTTCGTACAAAAAGCCAGTAATCGTTTCTTCATCAGAAGAATGCATGGAAGTAGAAACCCACAGAATGGATAATGGCGGTAAAAAAGTCTATGAGAAATTTTGTTACGGAGCTAATAATCTAACCGATGAAAATATTCAGACTTATTGGTCTGCAAAAACAGATAAACCGGGTGAATGGCTTCAACTTGATTTAGGCCGACAAATGCAAATAAATGCCCTGCAGATTAATTATGCAGATCATAAAGCAACGCAATACAATAAAGCAATGGATATTTATTATCAATATAAAATATTCATGTCTGATGATGCTGAAAATTGGACATTGGTTGTCGACAAATCTCAAAATGCAAAAGATGTTCCTCATGATTATGTTGAATTAACCAAAGCAATAAAAGCGCGTTATATCAAGATGGTGAATATTCATAATGCTTCGGGATTATTTGCGATTTCAGATTTTAGAGTTTTTGGAAATGGTTTATCAGAAAAACCAAAACCAGTTTCGAATTTTAAAGTAGATCGAAATGCAAAAGACTCCCGAAATGCAATGATTACATGGAAAAGACAAGCTGATGCAATTGGTTATAATATTTATTACGGAATAAGCCCTGACAAATTGTACAACAGTATTATGGTGTA